One region of Gorilla gorilla gorilla isolate KB3781 chromosome 15, NHGRI_mGorGor1-v2.1_pri, whole genome shotgun sequence genomic DNA includes:
- the NRL gene encoding neural retina-specific leucine zipper protein isoform X1, with the protein MGNLAEAESRRAPLAAPRGRAQRKVHSSQPSSRMALPPSPLAMEYVNDFDLMKFEVKREPSEGRPGPPTASLGSTPYSSVPPSPTFSEPGMVGATEGTRPGLEELYWLATLQQQLGAGEALGLSPEEAMELLQGQGPVPVDGPHGYYPGSPEETGAQHVQLAERFSDAALVSMSVRELNRQLRGCGRDEALRLKQRRRTLKNRGYAQACRSKRLQQRRGLEAERARLAAQLDALRAEVARLARERDLYKARCDRLTSSGPGSGDPSPLFL; encoded by the exons GTGCACTCCTCCCAGCCCAGCTCCAGAATGGCCCTGCCCCCCAGTCCCCTGGCCATGGAATATGTCAATGACTTTGACTTGATGAAGTTTGAGGTAAAGCGGGAGCCCTCTGAGGGCCGACCTGGCCCCCCTACAGCCTCACTGGGCTCCACACCTTACAGCTCAGTGCCTCCTTCACCCACCTTCAGtgaaccaggcatggtgggggcGACCGAGGGCACCCGGCCAGGCCTGGAGGAGCTGTACTGGCTGGCTACCCTGCAGCAgcagctgggggctggggaggcatTGGGGCTGAGTCCTGAAGAGGCCATGGAGCTGctgcagggtcagggcccagtccCTGTTGATGGGCCCCACGGCTACTACCCAGGGAGCCCAGAGGAGACAGGAGCCCAGCACGTCCAG CTGGCAGAGCGGTTTTCCGACGCGGCGCTGGTCTCGATGTCTGTGCGGGAGCTAAACCGGCAGCTGCGGGGCTGCGGGCGCGACGAGGCGCTGCGGCTGAAGCAGAGGCGCCGCACGCTGAAGAACCGCGGCTACGCGCAGGCCTGTCGCTCCAAGCGGCTGCAGCAGCGGCGCGGGCTGGAGGCCGAGCGCGCCCGCCTGGCCGCCCAGCTGGACGCGCTGCGGGCCGAGGTGGCCCGCCTGGCCCGGGAGCGCGATCTCTACAAGGCTCGCTGTGACCGGCTAACCTCGAGCGGCCCCGGGTCCGGGGACCCCTCCCCCCTCTTCCTCTGA
- the NRL gene encoding neural retina-specific leucine zipper protein isoform X2, producing MALPPSPLAMEYVNDFDLMKFEVKREPSEGRPGPPTASLGSTPYSSVPPSPTFSEPGMVGATEGTRPGLEELYWLATLQQQLGAGEALGLSPEEAMELLQGQGPVPVDGPHGYYPGSPEETGAQHVQLAERFSDAALVSMSVRELNRQLRGCGRDEALRLKQRRRTLKNRGYAQACRSKRLQQRRGLEAERARLAAQLDALRAEVARLARERDLYKARCDRLTSSGPGSGDPSPLFL from the exons ATGGCCCTGCCCCCCAGTCCCCTGGCCATGGAATATGTCAATGACTTTGACTTGATGAAGTTTGAGGTAAAGCGGGAGCCCTCTGAGGGCCGACCTGGCCCCCCTACAGCCTCACTGGGCTCCACACCTTACAGCTCAGTGCCTCCTTCACCCACCTTCAGtgaaccaggcatggtgggggcGACCGAGGGCACCCGGCCAGGCCTGGAGGAGCTGTACTGGCTGGCTACCCTGCAGCAgcagctgggggctggggaggcatTGGGGCTGAGTCCTGAAGAGGCCATGGAGCTGctgcagggtcagggcccagtccCTGTTGATGGGCCCCACGGCTACTACCCAGGGAGCCCAGAGGAGACAGGAGCCCAGCACGTCCAG CTGGCAGAGCGGTTTTCCGACGCGGCGCTGGTCTCGATGTCTGTGCGGGAGCTAAACCGGCAGCTGCGGGGCTGCGGGCGCGACGAGGCGCTGCGGCTGAAGCAGAGGCGCCGCACGCTGAAGAACCGCGGCTACGCGCAGGCCTGTCGCTCCAAGCGGCTGCAGCAGCGGCGCGGGCTGGAGGCCGAGCGCGCCCGCCTGGCCGCCCAGCTGGACGCGCTGCGGGCCGAGGTGGCCCGCCTGGCCCGGGAGCGCGATCTCTACAAGGCTCGCTGTGACCGGCTAACCTCGAGCGGCCCCGGGTCCGGGGACCCCTCCCCCCTCTTCCTCTGA
- the CPNE6 gene encoding copine-6 isoform X2, translating to MEIYKTNEDQSDQLVWRTEVVKNNLNPSWEPFRLSLHSLCSCDVHRPLKFLVYDYDSSGKHDFIGEFTSTFQEMQEGTANPGQEMQWDCINPKYRDKKKNYKSSGTVVLAQCTVEKVHTFLDYIMGGCQISFTVAIDFTASNGDPRSSQSLHCLSPRQPNHYLQALRAVGGICQDYDSDKRFPAFGFGARIPPNFEVSHDFAINFDPENPECEEISGVIASYRRCLPQIQLYGPTNVAPIINRVAEPAQREQSTGQATKYSVLLVLTDGVVSDMAETRTAIVRASRLPMSIIIVGVGNADFSDMRLLDGDDGPLRCPRGVPAARDIVQFVPFRDFKDAAPSALAKCVLAEVPRQVVEYYASQGISPGAPRPCTLATTPSPSP from the exons ATGGAAATCTATAAGACCAACGAGGACCAAAGTGATCAGCTGGTCTGGAGAACTGAG GTGGTGAAGAACAACCTGAACCCCAGCTGGGAGCCGTTCCGCCTGTCCCTGCATTCCCTATGCAGCTGTGATGTTCACCGACCTCTCAAG TTCCTGGTGTACGACTATGACTCCAGTGGGAAGCATGACTTCATCGGCGAGTTCACCAGCACTTTCCAGGAGATGCAGGAAGGGACGGCAAACCCTGGGCAGGAG ATGCAGTGGGACTGTATCAACCCCAAGTATCGGGACAAGAAGAAGAATTACAAGAGCTCAGGGACGGTAGTGCTGGCCCAGTGCACG GTGGAGAAGGTGCACACCTTCCTGGATTACATCATGGGTGGCTGCCAGATCAGCTTCACG gtGGCCATCGACTTCACCGCCTCCAATGGGGACCCGAGGAGCAGCCAGTCCCTGCACTGCCTCAGTCCCCGACAGCCCAACCACTACCTGCAGGCCCTGCGTGCAGTGGGAGGCATCTGCCAGGACTATGACAG TGATAAGCGGTTCCCAGCTTTTGGCTTTGGGGCTCGAATCCCCCCCAACTTCGAG GTGTCCCATGACTTTGCTATCAACTTTGACCCGGAAAATCCTGAATGTGAAG AGATCTCAGGGGTCATCGCCTCCTACCGTCGTTGCCTGCCCCAGATCCAGCTCTACGGCCCCACCAATGTGGCCCCCATCATCAACCGTGTGGCTGAGCCAGCCCAGCGGGAGCAGAGCACCGGCCAAGCCACG AAGTATTCGGTGCTGCTGGTGCTCACTGACGGTGTGGTGAGCGACATGGCTGAGACTCGCACTGCTATCGTGCGTGCCTCCCGCCTGCCCATGTCCATCATCATCGTAGGCGTGGGCAATGCTGACTTCTCTGACATGAGGCTGCTGGATGGCGACGACGGCCCCTTGCGCTGTCCCCGAGGGGTGCCTGCAGCCCGAGACATTGTCCAGTTCGTGCCCTTCCGAGACTTCAAGGAT GCTGCCCCCTCTGCACTCGCCAAGTGTGTCCTGGCTGAGGTGCCACGGCAGGTGGTGGAGTACTACGCCAGCCAGGGCATCAGCCCTGGGGCTCCCAGGCCCTGCACACTGGCTACGACTCCCAGCCCTAGCCCGTGA
- the CPNE6 gene encoding copine-6 isoform X1, giving the protein MSDPEMGWVPEPPTMTLGASRVELRVSCHGLLDRDTLTKPHPCVLLKLYSDEQWVEVERTEVLRSCSSPVFSRVLAVEYFFEEKQPLQFHVFDAEDGATSPRNDTFLGSTECTLGQIVSQTKVTKPLLLKNGKTAGKSTITIVAEEVSGTNDYVQLTFRAYKLDNKDLFSKSDPFMEIYKTNEDQSDQLVWRTEVVKNNLNPSWEPFRLSLHSLCSCDVHRPLKFLVYDYDSSGKHDFIGEFTSTFQEMQEGTANPGQEMQWDCINPKYRDKKKNYKSSGTVVLAQCTVEKVHTFLDYIMGGCQISFTVAIDFTASNGDPRSSQSLHCLSPRQPNHYLQALRAVGGICQDYDSDKRFPAFGFGARIPPNFEVSHDFAINFDPENPECEEISGVIASYRRCLPQIQLYGPTNVAPIINRVAEPAQREQSTGQATKYSVLLVLTDGVVSDMAETRTAIVRASRLPMSIIIVGVGNADFSDMRLLDGDDGPLRCPRGVPAARDIVQFVPFRDFKDAAPSALAKCVLAEVPRQVVEYYASQGISPGAPRPCTLATTPSPSP; this is encoded by the exons ATGTCGGACCCTGAGATGGGATGGGTGCCTGAGCCCCCAACCATGACGCTGGGGGCCTCTCGGGTGGAGCTGCGGGTGtcctgccatggcctcctggACCGGGACACACTCACCAAACCCCACCCCTGCGTGCTGCTCAAGCTCTACTCTGATGAGCAGTGGGTGGAG GTAGAGCGCACGGAGGTGCTTCGCTCCTGTTCCAGCCCTGTCTTCTCCCGGGTGCTGGCCGTTGagtatttttttgaggagaaGCAGCCCCTGCAGTTCCACGTGTTCGATGCCGAGGACGGAGCCACCAGCCCCCGAAATGATACCTTCCTCGGCTCTACGGAGTGCACCTTGGGCCAG ATTGTGTCACAAACCAAGGTCACTAAGCCATTATTGCTGAAGAATGGGAAGACTGCGGGCAAGTCCACCATCACG ATCGTGGCCGAGGAGGTATCAGGCACAAACGACTATGTGCAACTCACCTTCAGAGCCTACAAGCTGGACAACAAG GATCTGTTCAGCAAGTCTGACCCTTTCATGGAAATCTATAAGACCAACGAGGACCAAAGTGATCAGCTGGTCTGGAGAACTGAG GTGGTGAAGAACAACCTGAACCCCAGCTGGGAGCCGTTCCGCCTGTCCCTGCATTCCCTATGCAGCTGTGATGTTCACCGACCTCTCAAG TTCCTGGTGTACGACTATGACTCCAGTGGGAAGCATGACTTCATCGGCGAGTTCACCAGCACTTTCCAGGAGATGCAGGAAGGGACGGCAAACCCTGGGCAGGAG ATGCAGTGGGACTGTATCAACCCCAAGTATCGGGACAAGAAGAAGAATTACAAGAGCTCAGGGACGGTAGTGCTGGCCCAGTGCACG GTGGAGAAGGTGCACACCTTCCTGGATTACATCATGGGTGGCTGCCAGATCAGCTTCACG gtGGCCATCGACTTCACCGCCTCCAATGGGGACCCGAGGAGCAGCCAGTCCCTGCACTGCCTCAGTCCCCGACAGCCCAACCACTACCTGCAGGCCCTGCGTGCAGTGGGAGGCATCTGCCAGGACTATGACAG TGATAAGCGGTTCCCAGCTTTTGGCTTTGGGGCTCGAATCCCCCCCAACTTCGAG GTGTCCCATGACTTTGCTATCAACTTTGACCCGGAAAATCCTGAATGTGAAG AGATCTCAGGGGTCATCGCCTCCTACCGTCGTTGCCTGCCCCAGATCCAGCTCTACGGCCCCACCAATGTGGCCCCCATCATCAACCGTGTGGCTGAGCCAGCCCAGCGGGAGCAGAGCACCGGCCAAGCCACG AAGTATTCGGTGCTGCTGGTGCTCACTGACGGTGTGGTGAGCGACATGGCTGAGACTCGCACTGCTATCGTGCGTGCCTCCCGCCTGCCCATGTCCATCATCATCGTAGGCGTGGGCAATGCTGACTTCTCTGACATGAGGCTGCTGGATGGCGACGACGGCCCCTTGCGCTGTCCCCGAGGGGTGCCTGCAGCCCGAGACATTGTCCAGTTCGTGCCCTTCCGAGACTTCAAGGAT GCTGCCCCCTCTGCACTCGCCAAGTGTGTCCTGGCTGAGGTGCCACGGCAGGTGGTGGAGTACTACGCCAGCCAGGGCATCAGCCCTGGGGCTCCCAGGCCCTGCACACTGGCTACGACTCCCAGCCCTAGCCCGTGA